The proteins below come from a single Cyanobacterium sp. T60_A2020_053 genomic window:
- the accD gene encoding acetyl-CoA carboxylase, carboxyltransferase subunit beta translates to MSLFDWFDNLRKSEPEIKPQQEREIADGLWTKCPSCGVLAYTKDLQSNNMVCLDCGHHMMVNSHERIEQLVDANTWEALNHHLQPTDPLGFVDRKPYKDRLKDLQQKVNLTDAVQTGKGLIDGLPFTLGVMDFRFMGGSMGSVVGERLTRLIEYATGNGLPVVIICASGGARMQEGMLSLMQMAKISGALHRHQEAKLLYIPVLTHPTTGGVTASFAMLGDLILAEPGATIGFAGRRVIEQTLREKLPDDFQTSEYLLKHGFVDAIVSRTQLKKTLANLISHHQPFYPVKNTLAHIPAPETLLTVDRQAI, encoded by the coding sequence ATGTCATTATTCGATTGGTTTGATAATCTCAGAAAATCAGAGCCAGAAATTAAACCACAGCAAGAACGAGAAATCGCCGATGGTTTATGGACGAAATGCCCTAGTTGTGGGGTTTTAGCTTACACTAAAGATTTACAAAGTAATAATATGGTCTGCCTTGATTGTGGTCATCACATGATGGTTAACAGTCATGAACGTATCGAACAGTTAGTCGATGCTAACACATGGGAAGCTCTTAATCATCATTTACAACCCACTGACCCTCTTGGTTTTGTGGATCGAAAACCCTATAAAGATCGTCTGAAAGACTTGCAACAAAAGGTTAATCTCACGGATGCGGTGCAAACGGGAAAGGGTTTAATTGATGGTTTACCTTTTACGTTGGGAGTGATGGATTTTCGCTTCATGGGTGGTAGTATGGGTTCTGTCGTGGGTGAAAGACTGACTCGTTTAATTGAATATGCCACTGGTAATGGTTTACCTGTGGTGATTATTTGTGCGTCGGGGGGCGCCCGTATGCAAGAGGGAATGTTAAGTTTGATGCAGATGGCGAAAATTTCCGGCGCCCTCCACCGTCATCAAGAGGCTAAATTATTATATATTCCTGTGTTGACTCATCCCACTACGGGAGGGGTAACTGCTAGTTTTGCTATGTTAGGGGATTTGATTTTAGCGGAGCCGGGCGCTACCATTGGTTTTGCTGGAAGAAGAGTAATTGAGCAAACTTTACGGGAAAAATTACCTGACGATTTTCAAACCTCAGAATATCTTTTAAAACATGGTTTTGTGGATGCTATTGTATCTCGTACCCAGTTGAAAAAAACTCTTGCTAATTTAATTAGTCATCATCAACCGTTTTATCCTGTCAAAAATACTTTAGCACACATCCCAGCGCCCGAAACCTTATTAACAGTTGATCGTCAAGCTATTTAA